CTTATTGATCTGGGCAATGAGGTACAAAGTTGCTCAAGGACTGGCGTTAGCGTTGCTCTACTTGCATGAAGAATGGGAGCAATGCGTTGTGCATAGGGATATAAAATCAAGCAACATTATGCTTGATTCAGATTTTTAACGCTAAACTTGGAGATTTTGGGCTAGCTAGGCTTGTGGATCACTTGAAAGGGTCACAAACCACTGTTTTGGCAGGCACCATGGGCTACATGGCTCATGAATGTGTCACAACCGGGAAGGCTAGTAAGGAGTCAGATGTCTATAGTTTTGGAATTGTCGCTTTGGAAATTGCTTGTGGAAGAAAACCAATCAATCCCAAAGCCCCTGAAGATCAAGTAGTCATGGTGGATTGGGTTTGGGAACTTTATGGAATAGGAAAGGTACTTGAAGCAGCTGATCCAAGGCTAGGGGGAGATTTTGATGAGAAACAAATGGAGCgtttgatgattgtttggcTTTGGTGTGCTCATCCGAATCGAAACCTTAGGCCTTCAATAAGGCAAACAATTCATGTACTCAATTTTGAGGCTCCATTGCCTCTTCTTCCTTCAAACATACCAGGGCTACCACGTCTTGCTTCTGCAATGAATAGACTTGCAATGTCACTTTCTATGTCTAGTGGTTCTAATGATTATGATGGAGGACAGAATCAAAATTCAAGCAATAGTTACACCAATTCCTCTTTGTTCACCTCATCCTCTACAACTTCTCAATCCACGTC
The sequence above is drawn from the Alnus glutinosa chromosome 11, dhAlnGlut1.1, whole genome shotgun sequence genome and encodes:
- the LOC133882195 gene encoding L-type lectin-domain containing receptor kinase IX.1-like, with the protein product MGYMAHECVTTGKASKESDVYSFGIVALEIACGRKPINPKAPEDQVVMVDWVWELYGIGKVLEAADPRLGGDFDEKQMERLMIVWLWCAHPNRNLRPSIRQTIHVLNFEAPLPLLPSNIPGLPRLASAMNRLAMSLSMSSGSNDYDGGQNQNSSNSYTNSSLFTSSSTTSQSTSLLHTR